A single genomic interval of Oncorhynchus tshawytscha isolate Ot180627B linkage group LG15, Otsh_v2.0, whole genome shotgun sequence harbors:
- the LOC112233927 gene encoding proline-rich transmembrane protein 4 isoform X2: MSNLPDPEDWLSNPTGSEATYLPDCNQERSGICNISDTWAPPTTSDVLPTANTPSTNQSNNPFLIPARPMFVSLHSDWNSAMAAWGLAWDAHVYGLGSIFAMVTLASALNLLCLPLRCPSGCGYFALVSVFLLAAGCTRAFSLLYDAYGHQDRLPSTEASLLLYEAPFPCLTAAFGLVFLLLSMRSRMQLSYSAFQRPCFLACLVLLHFAAAFGPVALLRLYQRRAPFCLFISLISRGTFVALVSFLSVAYFVFFCYVRADSKHIYHLNNTSPTPAERYNRCPFAESRDWDRAAATVCLSALFCLACAGLQLYAMLHSLGLAGGADVFRPWPWWTFQLSCRVCEAGVCLTLALVVAQPIYCSDHLPQPGSCWTELLAIKSPIMPGTYQWTLSQQEKLAICDIGHGETECLPLYTLMDERLGSSLNGLDLLYHSNRALAYRDLDLNLDLPGSSKPEDRCGGEASGGSSFTSDSTADLRPPSPINLRRSIDEALFSEDLFPISLFRPSIPFCCSDLSLNIPYSTSTLPNGGQVLRETLSADPGLYRTTSCVEMAPPPPTPLPNRPMAGDTILGAPPSPSLSSNSSSPERWRGSSSSCSLYRPSLGGSSLVLCSSPEGHAQPPSLGGSSSRITVSSHQGSHMQRYYRTLGSASQESLDLESEADRSVQEEFINVCRQIDAMSICSETIDL, encoded by the exons ATGA GTAACCTTCCTGATCCTGAAGACTGGCTTTCCAACCCAACGGGCAGTGAAGCCACCTACCTCCCAGACTGCAATCAGGAACGTTCGGGGATCTGCAATATCTCCGACACCTGGGCACCGCCCACCACCTCTGACGTCCTCCCCACCGCCAACACCCCCTCCACCAACCAATCAAATAACCCCTTCCTGATTCCGGCCCGGCCCATGTTCGTATCCCTGCATTCTGATTGGAACAGCGCCATGGCCGCCTGGGGGTTAGCCTGGGATGCACACGTGTACGGTCTGGGCTCCATCTTCGCCATGGTGACCCTGGCCTCGGCGCTCAACCTGCTGTGCCTGCCCCTGCGCTGCCCTTCCGGCTGTGGCTACTTCGCCCTGGTCAGCGTCTTCCTCCTGGCTGCAGGGTGTACCAGGGCTTTCTCCCTCCTCTACGATGCCTACGGCCATCAGGACCGGCTGCCCTCCACCGAGGCCTCCCTGCTGCTCTATGAAGCCCCGTTCCCCTGCCTGACTGCAGCCTTCGGCCTGGTCTTCCTGCTCCTCTCTATGCGCTCCAGGATGCAGCTATCCTACTCAGCCTTCCAGAGACCCTGTTTCCTGGCCTGTCTGGTGTTGCTGCACTTCGCAGCAGCTTTTGGTCCTGTAGCACTGCTGAGGCTCTACCAGAGGAGGGCGCCCTTCTGCCTCTTCATCTCGCTGATCTCCCGGGGAACGTTTGTGGCGCTGGTTTCTTTTCTATCGGTCgcctattttgtgtttttctgctACGTACGGGCGGACTCAAAGCACATTTATCACCTGAATAACACCTCGCCCACGCCAGCTGAGCGATACAACCGCTGTCCATTCGCAGAGAGCAGGGACTGGGACCGTGCGGCTGCGACAGTGTGCCTTTCGGCTCTGTTCTGCCTGGCTTGCGCCGGGCTGCAGCTGTACGCCATGCTCCACTCTCTGGGGCTCGCCGGAGGAGCAGATGTGTTCCGCCCCTGGCCTTGGTGGACCTTCCAGCTCAGCTGCAGGGTTTGTGAGGCCGGAGTTTGTCTCACCCTAGCCCTGGTGGTGGCCCAGCCAATCTACTGCTCTGATCACCTTCCCCAGCCTGGAAGCTGCTGGACGGAGCTGCTGGCGATTAAGTCGCCCATTATGCCGGGAACCTACCAGTGGACCCTGAGCCAGCAGGAGAAGCTGGCCATCTGCGACATTGGGCACGGGGAGACAGAGTGCCTGCCCCTCTACACGCTGATGGATGAAAGGCTAGGCAGCAGCTTGAACGGCCTGGACCTCCTGTACCACAGCAACCGGGCCTTGGCTTACAGAGACCTGGACCTGAATTTGGATCTGCCTGGCTCCAGCAAGCCCGAGGACAGGTGTGGTGGAGAGGCGTCCGGGGGTTCCTCCTTCACCAGCGACTCCACAGCTGACCTGCGGCCGCCATCGCCCATCAACCTGCGCCGTAGTATTGATGAGGCGCTCTTCAGCGAGGACCTCTTTCCCATAAGCCTCTTCAGACCGTCCATACCCTTTTGCTGCAGTGACCTGTCACTCAACATCCCCTACTCCACGTCCACCCTGCCCAATGGTGGCCAGGTGCTTCGAGAGACCCTCTCAGCTGACCCAGGCCTGTACCGGACGACCTCCTGCGTGGAGATGGCCcctcctcccccaacccctctaccAAACCGACCTATGGCAGGCGACACCATCCTGGGtgctccaccatctccctccctgtcctccaacTCCTCTTCCCCAGAACGCTGGAGGGGAagttcctcctcctgctccctgtACAGACCCTCATTAGGGGGGTCCTCTCTGGTCCTCTGTTCCAGCCCAGAGGGGCACGCCCAACCCCCATCCCTAGGCGGCAGCTCAAGCCGCATTACAGTCTCCAGCCACCAGGgctcacacatgcagagatactATCGCACACTGGGGTCAGCCTCGCAGGAGAGTCTTGACCTAGAGTCTGAAGCGGACCGGTCCGTACAAGAGGAGTTCATCAATGTCTGCAGACAGATTGATGCGATGAGCATCTGCAGTGAGACAATTGACCTGTAG